From Polynucleobacter paludilacus:
TAGGCCTGTGCTTTTTTAGTCAACTCCGCCATGGAGGAGTCATTGCTATTTAGATATGTCACATGATTGGCGTCAGAGCCATCAGTGAACTCTGCAGCACAAGCAGCCAGACCTAGACACAGAATGAGTGCGAAATAGGATGGTTTTGTCATGGGTGCTTTCAGGTTTTAACGGGATATTGCTCGATTTAATCATGAATTAGCCAGGTTTGGCATACTATTAACATGCCTAACTGGAGCTACCTGATTGCACGTCTGATTAGCGCGATTGGCTCGTGGTTAGATGCGAGCAATCTGCGTAATCGGGTTTACCAACTTGAAGAAGAGAATGAGCTTTTGCGAACCGCTTTAGAAGATGTTCAACGCATGGATCCAGAAGGGCGCATTGGGTGGTATGCCAAAGAAACCTTAGATCACCTTAGTACACCAAAGAAATAGCGCAATTCTCGGATAAACGCTTACTAATCTTTTATTATTTGCCCATGAAATCGATTCTATTTGCCGTCCTTTTAGTGATTGCTCTACCTAGCTTTGCGATGGATGATCTTCCTGATGGCTTGCCTGATCATATTGTGGGCGATATTGGTGCAGCAGTGTACACGTCTAATTTGCATATCGGTAGCGAGGGCACTCAATCCTTAGCCCTGCCTTACGCCTTCTTTGACTATGAGCGCTTCTTTGCTCGGATCGATGAAGTTGGTATTAAAACTTTCAAGATGGGCTATGGTTATTTCGAGCTTGGTGGAAAAATTAATCTCGATACTTATACGGTCAAATCTACGATCAATGGAACCTCAATCAATCGTAGTGATCCTATTCCATTAGGTGTGGGCACTTTTCAAGAAACGCCCATCGGGGCTTTCTTTATCAATGCATATCATGACTTTGGCAAATCAAAGGGTGCCCTTTATGAGCTTTCTTATTTTGGTGAAATAGAAACGCTTGCGCATGTCGTTGTTTATCCCCAGGTGGGCATTGAGAGGCAGTCTTCCCAATATGCGAACTAC
This genomic window contains:
- a CDS encoding MipA/OmpV family protein: MKSILFAVLLVIALPSFAMDDLPDGLPDHIVGDIGAAVYTSNLHIGSEGTQSLALPYAFFDYERFFARIDEVGIKTFKMGYGYFELGGKINLDTYTVKSTINGTSINRSDPIPLGVGTFQETPIGAFFINAYHDFGKSKGALYELSYFGEIETLAHVVVYPQVGIERQSSQYANYYYGITPGESTATGYSAYTAPATSNLMAGLMVEIPVVDSWYVNLYGKRKWLGNGINNSPVLNRSFQDNIFVALAYRFK